One genomic window of Enoplosus armatus isolate fEnoArm2 chromosome 19, fEnoArm2.hap1, whole genome shotgun sequence includes the following:
- the dtl gene encoding denticleless protein homolog, which produces MLFRSIVDRGVGKRRQNALPADPWSRYPLNSLLKGYQCVRHDEHVSYGNLGDSVPPFGLAFSPAGDMQNVLAAANEEGIVRIYNTESRENPLLKEWLAHENAVFDIAWVPGEPHLVTAAGDQMARLWDVKSGELLGSFKGHLCSLKSVAFAPQEKAVFCTGARDGNIMVWDTRCSKKDGFYRQVKHISGAHNKAEANPPTKAKKRRSSTRGMAPSVDTQQSVTVVLFQDQHTLISSGAVDGVIKMWDLRKNYTAHRHDPVPLQTYPYPGSCMRTRLGYSGLVLDSSRSNVICNCTDDNIYMFNVSGIKTTPVAVFSGHQNSSFYVKSTISPDDQFLVSGSSDNNAYIWKISDPKCPPMMLQGHSEEVTSVAWCPTDFTKIASCSDDHTIRIWRLHREMDGVQSSVGEANLVGWARPKSPSRPSIRAETTPAKTQRTESLGGLASPQLAACAPSGAALPLPSSTTSPIPSEDAKAAAVRQRTPSSIKQWLSPSRGSPGQVSPLLRRVLSPCPQSPTSSTSPTERRAKRRLETGDGASASCEGAEPCDCVTELYPAAKRSRTLSGICCPAQESRVQTDCHAEDSKQASSRQTGKENCSPRAIDWLSVMGQKMKKGQGSPNTPRSPSGSKKQEGKTPASPTIRSPQTMKKISTYFTRRPLE; this is translated from the exons ATGCTTTTCCGCTCAATTGTTGACAGAGGAGTGGGCAAGCGAAGGCAGAATG CCCTCCCTGCAGATCCCTGGTCCAGGTACCCTTTGAACTCTCTGCTGAAAGGCTACCAGTGTGTCCGACATGACGAACACGTCTCCTATGGCAACCTGGGTGACTCTGTGCCGCCGTTTGGATTGGCTTTCTCTCCTG CCGGGGACATGCAGAATGTCCTTGCAGCAGCTAATGAAGAAGGCATTGTTAGGATCTACAACACAGAGAGCCGTGAAAACCCGCTTCTTAAAG AATGGCTGGCTCATGAGAATGCTGTCTTTGACATAGCCTGGGTACCGGGGGAGCCTCACTTA GTGACTGCTGCTGGTGATCAGATGGCCAGGCTGTGGGATGTGAAGTCAGGGGAGCTGTTGGGCAGCTTCAAGGGTCACCTCTGCAGCCTCAAGTCTGTTGCATTCGCACCGCAGGAGAAAG CTGTGTTCTGTACTGGGGCCAGAGATGGAAATATTATGGTCTGGGACACCAGGTGCAGCAAAAAAG ATGGTTTCTACAGACAGGTGAAACACATTAGTGGCGCTCACAACAAAGCAGAGGCAAACCCCCCCACCAAAGCAAAAAAGAGGCGGAGCAGCACCCGTGGCATGGCTCCCAGTGTG GACACCCAGCAGAGCGTCACAGTGGTTTTGTTTCAGGATCAGCACACCCTCATCTCTTCTGGGGCTGTTGATGG AGTAATCAAGATGTGGGATCTGAGGAAGAACTACACTGCACACCGCCACGATCCAGTCCCGCTGCAGACGTACCCATACCCGGGCTCTTGCATGCGCACGCGTCTGG GTTATTCCGGACTTGTTCTGGACTCCTCGAGATCCAACGTCATATGCAACTGCACCGATGACAATATCTACATGTTCAATGTCAGCGGAATAAAAACGACTCCAG tgGCAGTTTTCAGTGGCCACCAGAACTCCTCATTTTATGTGAAGTCCACTATTAGCCCTGATGACCAGTTTTTGGTCAGTGGCTCGAGTGACAACAACGCGTACATCTGGAAG ATCTCTGATCCTAAATGTCCTCCCATGATGCTCCAGGGCCATAGTGAGGAAGTGACATCTGTTGCATGGTGCCCAACAGATTTTACTAAG ATTGCTTCCTGTTCTGATGACCACACTATACGGATATGGAGGCTTCACCGGGAAATGGATGGGGTACAATCTTCAGTGGGAGAGGCCAACCTTGTTGGCTGGGCACGTCCTAAGTCTCCCTCAA GGCCTTcaatcagagctgaaacaaccCCTGCCaagacacagaggacagagagtcTTGGTGGCCTGGCGTCACCCCAGCTTGCTGCTTGTGCTCCCAGTGGAGCCGCCCTGCCTCTGCCCTCCAGCACCACCTCACCTATCCCTTCTGAGGATGCTAAGGCTGCTGCTGTCCGCCAGAGAACGCCATCTTCTATCAAACAGTGGTTATCCCCGAGCCGTGGATCCCCCGGACAGGTCAGCCCTCTGCTCCGAAGGGTGCTGAGCCCATGTCCCCAGAGCCCGACAAGCAGCACCTCTCCCACAGAACGACGGGCCAAACGCAGGCTGGAGACTGGCGACGGTGCATCTGCAAGCTGTGAGGGTGCTGAACCGTGTGACTGTGTTACTGAACTCTATCCTGCGGCCAAGAGAAGCCGGACCCTGTCTGGAATCTGCTGCCCCGCTCAAGAGAGCCGGGTACAAACAGACTGTCACGCAGAGGACAGCAAGCAAGCCTCATCTAGACAGACTGGCAAGGAGAATTGCTCTCCCAGAGCAATTGACTGGTTGTCAGTGATGGGCCAAAAGATGAAGAAAGGTCAAGGAAGCCCTAATACTCCCAGAAGCCCCAGTGGCTCTAAGAAACAAGAAGGCAAGACACCAGCTTCACCG ACCATCCGCTCACCACAAACCATGAAGAAAATCTCCACGTATTTCACAAGAAGGCCTCTGGAGTGA